AACTTTTTTGTACATGGTTAGCTTTTATGGAACCTACACATTTTTGGGAAGCTATATACAACAGAAGTTACTCTACTCCGTAGTATATGCTGGTATGGTTGTTTTATCTTATGGATTTGGGTTTGGTGTTGCTGGAATGTTTTTAGGAAAATTTATTGATAAAAGAGACTCATGGGAGGTTATATCCCCCACTCTATTATTAGTATGTGGAATCTACTTGTTATTATTGATTTTATCAAATCACTATTGGAGCTTACTAATTGGATGTGCATTTTGGGGGCTAATTAACCAGATTGCCTTAAATTGCCTCGTGTCCATTCTCAGCAAGCTCGATTATCGTCAACGAGTAAGGCTCATTGGCATATACAGTGCGGTAGCATATGGAGGAACAATGGTCGCTGCACTATCTTACGGTGTCCTCTATTTATATGGGGGCTTCCATTATATATTGATTACCTCTGCTTTATTATGCATGTTTGCCTTCCTGATCGTATACAGGCTAAAGCGTCACAACCGAACTACTCTATAAATGGAAGGACGAAATTGGAGCTGATCTTGATGTTACAGAATTCTTCTATGGAGAAAGAGAGGAATTAAAACGTCTTCAAAAATACTAATATACACTTGGTGTAAATGACTAGATTTTGTAGGTTATGCCTTTAGGACAACAATGTATTGTTGTCGGGATAAATCCCGACCTACAAAAAAAACAATGCTTTCACGGGCTATGGCTGAGCTGCAATACCCAATAACCTCAAAGCATGAACGTCGAATACAAACCAAACCCGCAAACGATGAGGAGCGCCCAGCCGACGAATTGGAAGAAGACGGGTGTTTCGGCTTTTTGAATGCGGTTGTAGAGCTTTTGCCCAAACACATGGCCCAGTAAAGCGCATGGTAATAACCAAAGCTGATGAATAAGTTGTAGGTCGATGCCAGCGATGAGGAAAGACACCATTTTGATCATTACGAGAATGAACCAGAGCACAAACAAGGTATCGCGAAGTTGGTGACGCGGTACTTTGGTGGCGAAGACGGAGACGATGAGCGGCGCGCCGATTAAGGAGGTGCCGCTGACGTAGCCGCCGAGCATAAGGAAGATGGTGTCGAGGAATTTGTTGTTGGTGTAAAACGGTTTATTGAGAATATAAGACACAGCGAATATGGAGACGATGATAAAAATCACGCCGGTGACGATGTTGCCCGGTAAGGTTAATAAACCAAATACGCCAATCAGTTTGGGCACAATCATGATGCCGAGGGCTTTTTTCAAGTAACCCCATGCAATGTTGCCCTGCTCTTCTTTCGGCGCTTCACCTCGCTCTGCTGCGAGGATGGCTTGCTGTTTGGTCTTTTTCGCTCCTTGCCAAGCAATCCAGCTCGAAAATACGAGTAAATGCACGGAAATGATCGGTAAGAATAATAATGGGTCGTTTTTCACTAGTAATAGGAATGGTAAAGCGAGTACGGCACCGCCAAATCCTAAGCCACTGCGGACAAAACCGCTCCAAATAAAAATGGCGCCAATTAAGGCATATTGCCACCAGATTAAGTTTTCCATGCTTGTCCTTTGGGAATATCGGATAAAGAGAGTTGATGTTTTGGTTAGTGTAACCAAGTTTTCATTTTTAGACTAAGGTGTTCGCCAATAAGCTTGGTGCACGGTGAATAACCCCGTGTTTGTTAAATATCGTTATGTTACTGGTATGGATGTTTGCTAATCTTATATTAATAAAAACTGATATATAGGATGGTTACGTGAAACACAGATTCATTTTTGCTTTGCTTATGTCCTTTACGCTCACGTTGATCATGTCGGCGTGGATTACCTATTTGAACATCGGCTTAGATCCGGAGTTTTTATCTTTTTGGATGCATGCGTGGTTTCTTGCTTGGCCTGTGGCTGGGGTTGTCGCGTTCATTGCAGGGCCATTTTTGCATAAATTAGCGCAAAAAATTGTTGATAAAATGTAGGTTCGACAGACAATGTTGAGATGAAAAAAACCGCTAATCAAAAAGGTTAGCGGTTTTTTATTGAGTGTCGATCGAGCGTTAGATGAACCCCTCTATTTCTGAGGTTTTTCGTCCCAAACGGTTAGATCAATGTCATCTCGTACTTCTGGGTAGTCGTCTGAGTTGAAAACCGGTGTATGGGTTTTAAGTTGAGAAAAATAGTCTTTTGTTAACTTCACCACGGTTCCAGACAACATCATGATCGCAATCAGGTTAATGGTCGCCATTAAGCCCATTGCTGCGTCGGCAACATTAAATACCATTGCCACGCTTTCGTATGCGCCCCATGGAATCATTGCGAGTGCCAAAATACGCAGAATGAAAATCCCCGGTTTGTTTGCCCATTTAAGGTACGTCAGTGCATTTTCTGCGTAACTGTAGTTACCTATGATGGAGGTGAACGCGAAGAAGAAAATAGCAACCGCAACAAAATACTGCCCTGCGCTGCCGATGTGTGTTGTCAATGCGGTTTGAGTCAAGGCGATACCTGTTTGACCGTTCCCTAACGCACCAGAAAGTAGAATCATCAAGGCGGTTGCGGTACAAATTAGAATGGTGTCAATGAACACACCCAATGATTGAACCATACCCTGTGATGATGGATGGTGAGGGTTGGGTGTGGCCACGGCAGCGATGTTTGGCGCCGAGCCCATGCCGGCTTCGTTCGAGAACAAACCGCGTTTAATGCCGTTAAGCATCGCACCTAACACACCGCCAGCGGCTTGTTCGATACCAAATGCGCTTTTAAATATTAACGCGAACGCAGCAGGAACTTCTTCGATATTCATGAAAATCACGTATAACGCGACCAAAAGATACAGCACGGCCATAAATGGCACGACGATTTCGGCAAAGCGTGCAATTTTCTTGATACCGCCGAAGATCACAATCGCTGCCAATGCCATGATCACCAAACCTGTTACGTTGGTATCAATCCCAAACGCGCCTTCCATAGCCCCCGCAATTGAATTTGCTTGCACCGCATTGAAGACTAAGCCAAAGGCTAAAATAAGCGCCAGAGAGAAAACCGCGCCAGCCCAAGGGGCTTTTAACCCTTTGCTGATATAAAACGCAGGGCCGCCACGAAGCTGGCCATTTTGGTCGCGCATTTTATAAAGCTGTGCAAGAGTGCTTTCTGCGTAAGCCGTCGCCATGCCAATTACAGCAACAACCCACATCCAAAAAATCGCACCAGGTCCTCCTAAAAATAAAGCGACTGCTACACCAGTCATGTTGCCGGTTCCAACTCGGGAGGCAAGGCTCGTACAAAGCGCTTGAAAAGGAGAGATACCACCACGGTCTGATTGCGGTGCTTTAAGAACGGTGCGGATAAACTCTGGAAAACGGCGGATTTGGATAAAGCCTAAACGCAATGTGAAATATACTCCCACCGCTAGGAGGCCATAAATGAGGATGTAGCTCCAGAAAATCGTATTTAAAAAGTCTATGATGGCGGCCATGTAAGGCTCTCCCTTAATTCGATAATATCGATTGTTTTATTGTTCGTGGGTTGAATGATAGGAATGCATTTTGATAAAAAGCACCCTAAGAAACGCGTCGAAGCTTAAAAAAGTTTGCAAGATTAGCGAATTTATTGAAAACCGCAAGGCAAAAACCACTGCAATGTGCACAAATGGTGCATAAAAAATGGGTTTATTCGATTTGGCGAGAGCGGGCTTAATTTGAAGGGGAAATGATGTGGCACCATGAGCCGCAGGGCGACTCTGGTTAACCAATCAAATTTTATGCAATGTCGGTTGATGACGTTGTTTTATGAATAAAAGATCAGCAGGCGTTTGGATTGGTTGGTAAGGCGAAATCTTTTGTTTGAATCGGATCTTGCTCTGCCTCCGCCCATTTTTTGTCTAACGGAATGACGCCAGCCCAAACAGGCCAATCGTTGTCTTCTGGATCATCAATCGGTGGTTCTGCTCGCATCTTGATTGACGCTTCTTCTATTTTGATTCGTACTAAGCCTGTGGCTTTTATCTCTATGTCATTGACGGGTCGTAATGTCTCCCAGCGGCCGGGGCTAACTTTGTCTAAAAATAGTTTAAATTGACGAACCTTTTCTTCTTTATCATCAATCAGTTCTGGAATACCAAATAAAGTTACGGAGCGATAGTTGACCGAATGGTGCATCGCTGAGCGCGCCATGACCAAACCATCCAATTGGGAAATATTGATGCACACCTTTTCTGGTTCGTCGATTGGGCCTTTGACGTTACGCGCTTTGGAATGAGCGTGCCAGTAGAAGTAGTCGCCATCGCGCCAATGGCACGTTGGCGTGACAAAGACTTGTCCGTCTTTCGTTTGACCAACATGACACATTAATGAAGCATCCATAATATTAAACGCGGTTTCTTTGTCGTATTGAGCGCGGTTTGGCCCACGCTTCACTTTACTTAACGCTGTTTCGAGAGAATCGCTCATACTCTAAATCCTTGTCATTGTTGATTCGTGTCTATATAACAACAGAATAGAGAAGGCTGGCCTCTTTAAAAATAGCCAGAATAGATATAAAAAAACAGGCCAGTTATGAAGCATGCGATTGCTAGTTTACGTTTTTCATTGGATGAAAGCGGAGCACCCTATTACCAACAACTGATGAGGCAAATTCAGCAGGGCGTGGTATCGGGAGAATTGTCTGTGGGTGACAAACTGCCCTCTTCTCGTTTTTTGGCTGGATCGTTAGGCGTGTCACGGAGTACCACATCACGGGCTTATGACCAGTTAATTGCAGAAGGCATTTTAACCAGTGAAGAAAAGCGCGGAGTGTTCGTTGCGGCGTTGCCGATGGTGAGTAATCGCTTGAAGAGAATGCAGGGTTCTTCTGTTCCATCTACTCAGAAGCACTTGGGAACGTTGGCATTTGATTCGGGTGTTGATGTGTCCGTGTTTCCAACCAAGGAGTGGGCAGCAAGCATGCGGCGAAGTTGGTTAAATCCAGACTTAACCGTGTTGCAAGGTGGTTATTTGACCGGATACCCAGACTTAAAAGAAGCCATTGTTGACTATTTGTATCGCGTTCGTGGTCTTGAGTGTGTGGCTGAGCAAGTGATTGTGACGGCGGGCGCTCGTGATTCATTGCTGCTCCTGCAACATGCAATCACGCTATTGGCTCGTTCAGAGACGGATTCAGATGATAGCGTAGGAGCTCAAACTATTAAGTGGTGGACGGAAGAACCCACTTATCCGCCCATCCGCGAGGCCATTCGTTCGCATGAACAAACCGGAGCGCTGCTTATTGACGAAGAAGGTCCGTGCCTGCCCGCGAGTGACACTGTTTCGAATGTGGCGGTAATGACACCAAATCGACAATACCCACTTGGTGTGAGCATCAGCTCAGTTCGTCGTCAGCGGTGGATTCAAGCGATGCAAATGACGAATGCACGCTGGTGGTTGATCGAAGACGATTATGATAATGAGTTTGTGTATCAAGGTCGGAGTAATGTGCCATTTATGCAAACAGTGAGTGTTCATGATCAGGCTAAAGATCGGGTTTTCTTTGTGGGCAGCTTCTCAAAAGTGCTGTTTCGCGGCTTAAGGTTGGGGTTTATTGTCGCACCAGTGGTACATGTGCCGGTCTTACAGCAAAGCCAACGAGAGTTAGGGTCATCCGCGTCTTTGCCCATACAGCCAGCGGTGGCGGATTTTATGCTGCAAGGGCATTTCGACCGCCATTTGAATCGTATGCGTCGGCATTATCGGCTCAAGCGTGATGCGCTGTTAATTTTATTAGAGGCGCATTTAGCGAGGTGGTTTGATTGGAAAAAACCACGCGGCGGTATGCATGTCTTGATTGAAATTAAACCCGAATTTGTTTCTTTGATTCGCACAGAGGCTGTTTTAGATCAGAGGATTGCCCACGACATTGCCAAGAACGATATTCTTCTTTCTACCTTGTCTGAGCATTTTGCTCACAAACAGTATCATGACGGTCGATTTGGCTTTGTGTTGGGTTTTAGTGGACCATCGGAAGAAAAAATGAAAAAAATAATTATCGCACTAGAAAAGTGGTTTACCGAGATATTAGACAATGTGTAAGGCTTACAATTTGTAAGGATTTTGTAGTGAAAGAGTGCTAACCTCAGTGTTTTCAGGTTGAACTGTCGAGATTCACTCAAGACAAGAATGTGATTTTTTACGAAAAGACCGTGAAGCAAACAGGAACAAAGGCTAAACTAGACTTTGTGCGGTTGTTTAAATTTTGCTATATTCCGCACACTTAAAATCGTATGACACGAATAAAAACAGCATTTTCATTTTAGTTTTTATGGATTGGATGAAGAAATTGAACATTTTTCAAGACATTCTGCATTTTTCTGTGCATTCGTTATCCAGCGCTTTGGCGGCTTCTATGCGCCCATTTATTACCGTATCTTGCTTGTTTTTGTGCTTCTTTGTATTTACTACATTATTCTCTTCATCTGTCGAACCTATTCTTAATTCGGGGCTACTTTCTGGTCTCGCATTAATCACCCTGTTATTGGTTAGTTATTTGTCCCTTATGATAAATATCAACCCTGCTCGCCAAAAAATGGCCTTCTTTTTAACTCGTGTTGGTGCCCCTTATGGGTATTCCTATCGTGCTGAGGCACGATACACGAAGAGATGTAGAGCTCCCTTTTTCAGATTTAGGTGATCCAAAAAAACTATTGCTGCGTTAATACTCTTAACTAGGTAATGGTCTTTGTGCTGTTTTCAGTGTGGTGATCTTTACTGAAATACCCGGCATTGCCGGATTTTCGTTCTGTTGCTTGATGGTCAAGTGGCAGTTTTGTGAACCTCGGGGTTAGAGGATGATTCTCTTGTTAACTCGTATCCTAAGTAAAGTCGCTTTGGCGGTAATGGTGGGCTTGCTCGCCGGTTGTCAGGGTGGTGTGCTCGATCCTAAAGGGCAAGTTGGTATTGAAGAAAAGCAACTTATTATTGTTGCTACTTTGTTGATGCTTCTTGTTGTGATTCCTGTCATCTTCATGACACTTTATTTCGCTTGGAAATATCGTGAAGGTCGTGACGAAATCTACGAACCAAAATGGTCGCACTCCACAAAAATTGAAACTATTGTTTGGGCTATTCCAATTGTCATCGTCATTATTCTTGGCGTGATTACATGGAAATCTACCCATGCATTGGATCCTTATAAACCTTTGAAATCGGATAAAGATCACATCAATGTTCAGGTCGTTTCGATGAACTGGAAGTGGTTGTTTATCTATCCGGACCTTGGTATTGCTTCTGTGAACGAGCTTAGATTCCCAGCAAACGTTCCTGTTGCTTTCCAAATTTCATCTGAAGGCACGATGAACTCTTTCTTCATTCCGCAGCTGGGTAGTCAAATTTACTCGATGGCAGGCATGGTGACTAAGCTTCATTTGATTGCTAATGAACCAGGTACATTTGACGGTATTTCCGCAAACTATAGCGGTGCCGGATTTACTGGTATGAAGTTCGATGCGATCGCTACTCCAACAGAAGCTGATTTTGATGCTTGGGTTGAAGGTGTTAAGGCTGGAACTCATGATGTCATCAACAATGGCATATTGGATCAAACGTCCTACGAGAAGCTTGCTGAATTTGATCTAGATGCACATCATCATGAACCAACTCCAGTTCAGTATTACAACTCAATTGAACCAAGCATTTTCATGGACAACGTTACGAAGTTTATGAAAGATCATGGTCAAGTTGAATTGCTGAAAGGAACTTCTTTTGAACCTAAAATGATTCACGACGATTCAAGTCATGGTGAAATGAATCATAGTGATATGAATCATGACGAGTCTCAAGACTCATCGCATGATATGCATACGGAGGTTGAAAAATAATGTCTGCACTCTTAGGCAAACTATCGTGGGACGCTCTTCCGTACGACCCGATCGTTATTGGCACATTGTGTGTCGTTGCGATCGTGGGTTGTGTACTCGCTTTCCTACTTATCAAGCACAAATTACTCGGCGTACTCTGGAGTGATTGGTTGACATCTGTTGACCATAAAAAACTGGGTATCATGTATATCGTTCTAGCGTTAGTAATGCTAATCCGTGGTTTTGCGGATGCCATTATGATGCGTTTGCAGCTTGCGCTAGCAACGAACGGTGACCCTGGCTATTTACCTCCGGATCATTACGACCAAGTCTTTACAGCTCACGGTGTTATTATGATCATCTTTATGGCTATGCCATTTATGATTGGTCTAATGAACATTGTTGTGCCACTACAGATTGGTGCTCGTGATGTTGCCTTCCCGTTCCTAAACAACCTTAGCTTCTGGCTAGCGGTGTCTGGAGCGATCTTGATTAACATCTCTTTGGGACTTGGCGAATTTGCTAAAACAGGTTGGGTGGCTTATCCGCCGCTGTCTGGTTTGCAGTATAGTCCAAGTGTCGGGGTCGATTATTACATCTGGGCACTGCAGATATCCGGTATCGGTACGACATTAACAGCAGTTAACTTCTTGGCTACTGTTTTCAAAATGCGTGCACCTGGTATGAAATTGATGGACATGCCGATCTTTACTTGGACCTGTACTTGGGCCAATAT
This genomic stretch from Marinomonas primoryensis harbors:
- a CDS encoding sulfite exporter TauE/SafE family protein, producing the protein MENLIWWQYALIGAIFIWSGFVRSGLGFGGAVLALPFLLLVKNDPLLFLPIISVHLLVFSSWIAWQGAKKTKQQAILAAERGEAPKEEQGNIAWGYLKKALGIMIVPKLIGVFGLLTLPGNIVTGVIFIIVSIFAVSYILNKPFYTNNKFLDTIFLMLGGYVSGTSLIGAPLIVSVFATKVPRHQLRDTLFVLWFILVMIKMVSFLIAGIDLQLIHQLWLLPCALLGHVFGQKLYNRIQKAETPVFFQFVGWALLIVCGFGLYSTFML
- a CDS encoding DUF2798 domain-containing protein, with translation MKHRFIFALLMSFTLTLIMSAWITYLNIGLDPEFLSFWMHAWFLAWPVAGVVAFIAGPFLHKLAQKIVDKM
- a CDS encoding alanine/glycine:cation symporter family protein: MAAIIDFLNTIFWSYILIYGLLAVGVYFTLRLGFIQIRRFPEFIRTVLKAPQSDRGGISPFQALCTSLASRVGTGNMTGVAVALFLGGPGAIFWMWVVAVIGMATAYAESTLAQLYKMRDQNGQLRGGPAFYISKGLKAPWAGAVFSLALILAFGLVFNAVQANSIAGAMEGAFGIDTNVTGLVIMALAAIVIFGGIKKIARFAEIVVPFMAVLYLLVALYVIFMNIEEVPAAFALIFKSAFGIEQAAGGVLGAMLNGIKRGLFSNEAGMGSAPNIAAVATPNPHHPSSQGMVQSLGVFIDTILICTATALMILLSGALGNGQTGIALTQTALTTHIGSAGQYFVAVAIFFFAFTSIIGNYSYAENALTYLKWANKPGIFILRILALAMIPWGAYESVAMVFNVADAAMGLMATINLIAIMMLSGTVVKLTKDYFSQLKTHTPVFNSDDYPEVRDDIDLTVWDEKPQK
- a CDS encoding pyridoxamine 5'-phosphate oxidase family protein gives rise to the protein MSDSLETALSKVKRGPNRAQYDKETAFNIMDASLMCHVGQTKDGQVFVTPTCHWRDGDYFYWHAHSKARNVKGPIDEPEKVCINISQLDGLVMARSAMHHSVNYRSVTLFGIPELIDDKEEKVRQFKLFLDKVSPGRWETLRPVNDIEIKATGLVRIKIEEASIKMRAEPPIDDPEDNDWPVWAGVIPLDKKWAEAEQDPIQTKDFALPTNPNAC
- a CDS encoding PLP-dependent aminotransferase family protein, encoding MKHAIASLRFSLDESGAPYYQQLMRQIQQGVVSGELSVGDKLPSSRFLAGSLGVSRSTTSRAYDQLIAEGILTSEEKRGVFVAALPMVSNRLKRMQGSSVPSTQKHLGTLAFDSGVDVSVFPTKEWAASMRRSWLNPDLTVLQGGYLTGYPDLKEAIVDYLYRVRGLECVAEQVIVTAGARDSLLLLQHAITLLARSETDSDDSVGAQTIKWWTEEPTYPPIREAIRSHEQTGALLIDEEGPCLPASDTVSNVAVMTPNRQYPLGVSISSVRRQRWIQAMQMTNARWWLIEDDYDNEFVYQGRSNVPFMQTVSVHDQAKDRVFFVGSFSKVLFRGLRLGFIVAPVVHVPVLQQSQRELGSSASLPIQPAVADFMLQGHFDRHLNRMRRHYRLKRDALLILLEAHLARWFDWKKPRGGMHVLIEIKPEFVSLIRTEAVLDQRIAHDIAKNDILLSTLSEHFAHKQYHDGRFGFVLGFSGPSEEKMKKIIIALEKWFTEILDNV
- the cyoA gene encoding ubiquinol oxidase subunit II; this translates as MILLLTRILSKVALAVMVGLLAGCQGGVLDPKGQVGIEEKQLIIVATLLMLLVVIPVIFMTLYFAWKYREGRDEIYEPKWSHSTKIETIVWAIPIVIVIILGVITWKSTHALDPYKPLKSDKDHINVQVVSMNWKWLFIYPDLGIASVNELRFPANVPVAFQISSEGTMNSFFIPQLGSQIYSMAGMVTKLHLIANEPGTFDGISANYSGAGFTGMKFDAIATPTEADFDAWVEGVKAGTHDVINNGILDQTSYEKLAEFDLDAHHHEPTPVQYYNSIEPSIFMDNVTKFMKDHGQVELLKGTSFEPKMIHDDSSHGEMNHSDMNHDESQDSSHDMHTEVEK